From a single Halanaerobiaceae bacterium ANBcell28 genomic region:
- the cmk gene encoding (d)CMP kinase, with amino-acid sequence MKNVIAIDGPAGAGKSTLSKLLARKLDFIYLDTGAMYRAITFLALENGIDINDNEKLGELAKNTNFEFKQCVKSNTNKIIVNGIDITNNLRKIRIDKNVSIVAKAKKVRSAMLIKQREIAKNGNIIMDGRDIGSRVLPDADIKFFVTASLDERSKRRYLEMKKNNKDISLEKIKEKISKRDKMDIEREISPLCKTSDAILIDTTNLSIKEALKKMIKIVKGEKDVKTII; translated from the coding sequence ATGAAAAACGTAATAGCTATAGATGGACCTGCAGGTGCAGGAAAAAGTACTCTATCTAAATTATTAGCAAGAAAATTAGATTTTATTTATTTGGATACAGGAGCTATGTATAGAGCAATTACATTTTTAGCTTTAGAAAATGGAATTGATATTAATGATAATGAAAAGCTAGGTGAATTAGCTAAAAATACAAATTTTGAATTTAAACAATGTGTAAAAAGCAATACAAACAAAATTATTGTTAATGGTATTGATATTACAAATAATTTACGTAAGATTAGGATTGATAAAAATGTTTCAATAGTAGCTAAAGCCAAAAAAGTTCGATCAGCTATGTTAATAAAACAAAGAGAAATAGCGAAAAACGGAAATATTATAATGGATGGTAGAGATATAGGTTCAAGAGTATTGCCTGATGCTGATATAAAGTTTTTTGTTACAGCCTCATTAGATGAGAGGTCTAAAAGAAGATATTTAGAAATGAAGAAAAATAATAAAGATATAAGTTTAGAAAAGATAAAAGAAAAAATATCAAAAAGAGATAAAATGGATATAGAGCGTGAAATTTCCCCATTGTGTAAAACTTCTGATGCAATTTTAATTGATACTACTAATTTAAGTATTAAAGAAGCGCTAAAAAAAATGATCAAAATAGTGAAGGGTGAAAAAGATGTCAAAACCATTATATAA
- a CDS encoding cell wall hydrolase yields MSKIKIKYICLFTVTLLFFYSFLPVFISEKITYNTVNAYSINQDDVYKGIGIALLLMFVARIGQSRTSSGAEYNDTIDNELVDRYIDGIDISREDFDLLARIIHAESRGEPYIGQVAVAAVVINRVNSTDFPNTFREVIYQERQFTPVRNGQLYLPANESAYRAAREALKGNDPSLGALFFYNPETAETLWWLSQRETTIIIENHVFAI; encoded by the coding sequence ATGTCAAAAATTAAAATAAAATATATATGTTTATTCACAGTCACACTACTTTTTTTCTATAGTTTTTTGCCTGTTTTTATAAGTGAAAAAATTACTTATAATACAGTTAATGCTTATTCAATTAATCAAGATGATGTATATAAAGGTATTGGTATTGCTTTGTTATTAATGTTTGTAGCTAGAATTGGACAATCAAGAACATCTAGTGGAGCTGAATATAATGATACAATAGATAATGAACTAGTTGATAGATATATTGATGGCATTGATATAAGTAGAGAAGACTTTGATTTGTTAGCTAGGATAATACATGCTGAATCTAGGGGTGAACCATATATTGGACAAGTTGCTGTAGCTGCAGTAGTCATTAATAGAGTTAATTCTACTGATTTTCCAAATACCTTTAGAGAGGTAATTTATCAGGAAAGACAATTTACACCTGTAAGAAATGGTCAACTATATCTACCTGCTAATGAATCGGCCTATAGAGCTGCAAGGGAAGCGTTAAAAGGGAATGATCCTAGCTTAGGTGCATTATTCTTCTATAATCCTGAAACTGCTGAAACTTTATGGTGGCTGTCTCAAAGAGAAACAACAATAATTATAGAAAATCATGTTTTCGCAATATAA
- a CDS encoding energy transducer TonB, whose translation MRYKKESDRLYFFITISIVIHLLIFLLFPYGNYSVMGTEGEVREFSYIQMVEYKAESTQVDSQVNIEAEETVDEVNDEIIEEPEEELIEEIEDVSDQIDDLDLNNHHLEEDVSEEVIEHEVPESEETVEIDEIIEESPVDDIVEESTPNDDINLDSKDILTAEGSDIELAIDESSSEENNESSKDIKKEPKEEKTPPPPPPPPTLGELNIGAPEPPYPKYLEAQGISGQVVLHVRVSSSGEIEYVNVQNSSGYEEMDRNARMRIERDWQFTNYQSSYSFEVIVSYEIDDEGNPTVSVTRDNLTF comes from the coding sequence ATGCGTTATAAAAAAGAATCGGATCGTTTGTATTTTTTTATAACAATATCAATTGTAATTCACCTTCTTATATTTCTATTATTTCCTTATGGAAATTATAGTGTAATGGGGACTGAGGGTGAAGTGCGAGAATTTTCCTATATACAAATGGTTGAATACAAAGCGGAAAGTACTCAAGTAGATAGTCAGGTCAACATTGAAGCGGAAGAAACAGTGGATGAAGTAAATGATGAGATTATAGAAGAGCCAGAAGAAGAATTAATTGAAGAAATAGAGGATGTTTCTGATCAAATAGATGATTTAGATCTTAATAATCATCATTTGGAAGAAGATGTGAGCGAAGAAGTAATAGAACATGAGGTTCCTGAAAGCGAAGAAACAGTAGAGATTGACGAAATAATAGAAGAATCTCCTGTTGATGATATTGTTGAAGAAAGTACTCCAAATGATGATATTAATCTAGATAGTAAAGACATTTTAACTGCCGAAGGCAGTGACATAGAACTTGCTATTGATGAGAGTTCATCAGAGGAAAATAATGAATCAAGCAAAGATATAAAAAAGGAACCGAAGGAGGAAAAAACACCACCTCCACCTCCGCCACCTCCCACATTAGGAGAACTTAATATAGGTGCGCCAGAACCACCATATCCAAAATATCTTGAAGCACAAGGAATATCAGGACAAGTGGTCTTGCATGTACGTGTTAGTTCTTCAGGTGAAATAGAATATGTTAATGTTCAAAATTCTTCTGGATATGAGGAAATGGATAGGAATGCTAGGATGAGGATAGAAAGAGATTGGCAGTTTACTAATTACCAAAGTTCTTACTCATTTGAAGTTATCGTATCATATGAAATTGATGATGAAGGTAATCCTACAGTAAGTGTCACTCGAGATAATCTTACTTTTTGA
- a CDS encoding biopolymer transporter ExbD produces MFKTTLKKKSTINIIPMIDVIFFLLVFFMLFTTFRTSPAGIDIQLPSAVTVSEQDSENLIIDLDSSGNLYYDGDLISLTMLRDIASNKHRENNQMLAIINADEDVLYKHIITVMDNLRQVNVYRLALAAEEKE; encoded by the coding sequence ATGTTCAAGACTACTCTTAAAAAGAAATCCACAATAAATATTATTCCAATGATTGATGTGATATTCTTTTTACTAGTTTTTTTTATGTTGTTTACAACTTTTCGTACTTCTCCGGCAGGTATAGATATACAACTTCCTAGTGCTGTAACTGTTTCAGAACAAGATAGTGAGAATTTAATAATTGATTTGGACAGTAGTGGAAATTTATATTATGATGGTGATTTAATTTCACTTACAATGTTAAGAGATATTGCCTCAAATAAACATAGAGAAAATAATCAAATGCTTGCCATTATTAATGCTGATGAAGATGTCTTATATAAGCACATTATTACTGTTATGGATAATTTGCGTCAGGTTAATGTTTATAGATTAGCTTTGGCAGCTGAGGAAAAGGAGTAA
- the gyrA gene encoding DNA gyrase subunit A, which translates to MSEKITAIAIEDKMREAYLNYSLSVIAARALPDVRDGLKPVHRRILYAAKELNLLHNKAHKKSARVVGEVLGKYHPHGDTAVYDAMVRMAQNFNQRYILIDGHGNFGSIDGDSPAAMRYTEVRLTNMSEEILSDINLETVDFVDNFDGSLKEPVILPSRIPNLLVNGASGIAVGMSTDIPPHNLSEVIDALNYLLKHPNAKLETLLKYLPGPDFPTGASIVGTKGILNAYKTGKGKIILRAKTKLEKVRRKTNIIITEIPYQLNKSRLIEEIADVVNKGKVDNISDLRDESDKDGLRIVIELKANSDTELILNRLYKYTSLQNSYRINMLALIGKKPEIMNLKSILQHFIDFRRNVITKRTKHKLNKAERRNHILEGLIKAIDKLDLIISIIRNSKSTTEARKSLIKKLKITEEQAKAILEMQLQRLVGMETEKLFAESEELLLAIKEYKEILNDNIKLDKILKKELLEVKNHFSDNRRTKIIEDESKAEISKEDLIKEKDAIITYSFRNNIKRTNSEENARPGKNDFIIDIVKGSSLNNLLFFTQTGEVYTLPIHNIPEHHALSTGDNLKKYLKIAIKEKILKVICLNKQNQDKYITIATKNGLVKKTIGRDYLTNYTSVKAINLNKNDLVVDVRLTDNSKEIFLASKKGQTIRFKEDSFNDTGRNTQGSKGIKLDKDDHIINMNIIEKNDYIISISNSAKGKRTHINEYNQQNRNGKGLKTCGSNIHLMSGVISAKIYEYILVVTNNERLFPISVADITETNRTGNMYRLIDLNPDEKVIKVHKLPIYDLDENESDT; encoded by the coding sequence ATGTCAGAAAAAATTACAGCAATTGCTATAGAAGATAAAATGAGAGAAGCATATCTTAATTATTCATTAAGTGTAATAGCAGCTCGTGCATTACCTGATGTTCGTGATGGTTTAAAGCCTGTACACCGCCGTATTCTATATGCAGCTAAAGAGTTAAATTTGTTACATAATAAAGCACATAAAAAATCTGCTAGAGTTGTAGGTGAAGTTCTAGGTAAATATCATCCTCATGGTGATACAGCTGTGTATGATGCTATGGTTCGTATGGCACAAAATTTTAATCAGAGATATATATTAATTGACGGACATGGTAATTTTGGCTCTATAGATGGCGATAGTCCTGCTGCCATGCGTTATACAGAAGTTAGACTAACTAATATGTCTGAAGAAATATTATCAGATATAAATCTAGAAACCGTTGATTTTGTAGATAACTTTGATGGTTCTTTGAAGGAACCTGTGATATTACCTTCTAGAATACCAAATTTATTAGTTAATGGTGCCAGCGGTATTGCCGTCGGTATGAGTACAGATATTCCACCACACAACTTATCTGAGGTAATCGATGCATTAAACTATTTATTAAAGCATCCAAATGCAAAACTAGAAACTTTATTAAAATATTTGCCCGGACCTGATTTTCCTACTGGTGCTAGCATTGTAGGTACAAAAGGAATTTTAAATGCATATAAAACGGGAAAAGGTAAAATAATTTTACGAGCAAAAACAAAATTAGAGAAAGTTCGGCGTAAAACAAATATTATAATAACAGAGATACCATATCAATTAAATAAAAGTCGATTAATTGAAGAAATAGCCGATGTAGTCAACAAAGGAAAAGTTGACAATATTTCAGATTTAAGAGACGAATCAGATAAAGATGGCTTAAGAATAGTAATAGAATTAAAAGCTAATTCAGATACAGAATTAATTTTAAATCGTCTATATAAATACACATCTTTACAAAATTCATATAGAATTAATATGCTCGCTTTAATAGGAAAAAAACCCGAAATTATGAATTTAAAGTCAATTTTACAGCATTTTATAGATTTTAGAAGAAATGTTATTACTAAAAGAACAAAACATAAATTAAATAAAGCTGAAAGAAGAAACCATATTCTAGAAGGCTTAATTAAAGCAATTGATAAACTCGATCTAATCATCTCTATTATAAGAAATTCAAAATCTACTACAGAAGCTCGAAAATCATTAATTAAAAAACTAAAAATTACTGAAGAGCAGGCAAAAGCCATACTTGAAATGCAATTACAACGACTAGTTGGTATGGAAACAGAAAAATTATTTGCTGAATCTGAAGAATTACTTTTAGCTATTAAAGAATATAAAGAAATATTAAATGATAATATCAAATTAGATAAGATTCTTAAAAAAGAACTTCTTGAAGTAAAAAATCATTTTTCAGATAATAGAAGGACCAAAATTATTGAAGATGAATCCAAAGCAGAAATAAGTAAAGAAGATCTTATCAAAGAAAAAGATGCGATAATAACATATTCTTTTAGAAATAATATAAAAAGAACAAATTCGGAAGAAAACGCTAGACCAGGTAAAAACGATTTTATAATTGATATAGTAAAAGGAAGTAGTCTTAATAACTTATTATTCTTTACCCAAACTGGAGAAGTATATACACTTCCAATACACAACATTCCTGAACATCACGCTTTATCTACAGGAGATAATCTTAAAAAATATCTTAAAATAGCAATTAAGGAAAAAATACTGAAAGTTATTTGTCTCAATAAACAAAACCAGGATAAATATATAACAATTGCTACAAAAAATGGTTTAGTCAAAAAAACAATAGGTAGGGATTACCTAACAAACTATACTTCTGTAAAAGCAATTAACCTAAATAAAAATGATCTGGTTGTTGATGTTAGACTTACGGATAACTCTAAAGAAATCTTCCTAGCTAGTAAAAAAGGACAAACAATACGTTTTAAAGAAGACTCCTTTAATGATACCGGTAGAAATACTCAAGGTAGCAAAGGAATTAAACTCGATAAAGATGATCATATAATAAATATGAATATAATAGAAAAGAATGATTATATTATATCAATTAGTAATAGTGCTAAAGGAAAAAGAACACATATTAATGAGTATAACCAGCAAAACAGGAATGGAAAAGGACTAAAAACTTGTGGTTCAAATATTCACCTTATGTCTGGAGTAATAAGTGCTAAAATCTATGAATATATATTAGTAGTTACTAATAACGAAAGACTATTCCCTATTTCTGTAGCAGATATTACAGAAACTAATAGAACTGGAAATATGTATAGATTAATTGACTTAAATCCTGATGAAAAAGTTATTAAAGTTCATAAATTACCTATCTATGACCTTGATGAAAATGAATCTGATACTTAA
- a CDS encoding S-layer homology domain-containing protein: MKKKLLTLSMIFVLLFTTMLSASSISDVSRDHWAYESVKTLIDRGLLQLYEDGTFRGHESISRFQLAVIISRILEEVEGKQIEMTSSDMELLRKLSIEFQDELVDLAIMGEAFSAQIQDLNDKNLIQDEFLTEIKAIDIPRLEEKVDSLNEKIGDVESDVSQIIESILRIRTLEEQIAVLESISEEQKVLINSNKEKIEELKALNIQTTDEMVDNLDNRISINATRLNSLQLEMDDLRSELQIKNNMIEELEQSNASYRTYLYGVAGISLILLLLSN; the protein is encoded by the coding sequence GTGAAGAAAAAATTATTAACCTTATCAATGATATTTGTATTGTTATTTACTACAATGCTTTCTGCATCAAGTATTAGTGATGTTTCTAGGGATCATTGGGCTTATGAAAGTGTAAAAACCTTAATTGATAGAGGTCTGTTACAACTATACGAAGATGGAACTTTTAGAGGGCATGAAAGTATTTCTCGTTTTCAATTGGCAGTGATTATTTCTAGAATTTTAGAAGAGGTTGAAGGTAAGCAAATAGAGATGACTTCTTCAGATATGGAATTATTAAGAAAATTATCTATAGAGTTCCAAGATGAATTAGTTGATTTGGCAATTATGGGTGAAGCTTTTTCAGCTCAAATTCAAGATTTAAATGATAAAAATTTAATACAAGATGAATTTTTAACAGAAATTAAAGCTATTGATATTCCAAGATTAGAAGAAAAAGTTGATAGTTTAAATGAAAAAATTGGAGATGTAGAAAGTGATGTAAGTCAAATTATTGAAAGTATATTGAGAATTAGAACTTTAGAGGAACAAATTGCTGTACTTGAAAGTATAAGTGAAGAACAAAAGGTTTTAATAAACAGTAATAAAGAAAAAATTGAAGAACTAAAAGCATTAAATATTCAAACAACAGATGAAATGGTTGATAACTTAGATAATAGGATCTCAATTAATGCCACAAGATTAAATTCTTTGCAATTGGAAATGGACGATCTTAGATCTGAACTACAAATAAAAAATAATATGATCGAAGAACTTGAACAATCAAATGCTAGTTATAGAACTTATTTATATGGTGTTGCAGGTATTTCCTTAATCTTATTATTATTATCAAATTAG